ttgatgacagcaacattcaataacactcacaaaacaattactgtatattgacaatcatgttacgttatttttaaaatgttcccttttctttttcataacttctacttctccactgcgatacacgggtatatatataaatgtatatatataccccgatctacaatacatactttagcatagacaagcggtggcaattgtagagtcttagcctctaacgccgacattcgaggttcgatcccgagagggatgtactgactatgtacgctaccgattcattttaccttcccatctccttggtttgggacgtatgaaaaatattaggttaacgcagaatcatgttacgttatttttaaaattttccctttcttagcacaagcacagctgagaagcttgatgcatgtactccataacgcgttaaaaaataacgcatttaatcacactttcaattccaagcaaacgggaacttttgtcaatgcatgatttcctggtacatccattacactgatgcacacatcacagctacaaaaatgttagagtcggaataaagcgcgttcctacgattGATCATTTCGACTAatcgagcgaagccttgataaaagcatggttttgtgcacactgaaaagcaagcaaaattagatgcattacagaaagcggactttgtggctcttactggggatcattggacttccgtgaccgttagtaattctaaatacatctaattacaaaatgttcaatgatcacactgttttagcctaatgtacaaaataattttggctaatgttactcagagtttaaagagtaagctggtcaaattaccttttatgtttctgacttatttttttaagaagaaaaactgcactttatggtgaaattttggttattattatttaaagacaatactattctgaaaatgtacttaaagtacttaaactaccactttatttttaagtctgcccaattttaaccagggatgatatttttgtttctgttttgaattcaaatgcagtttaaaagcttttttcagaaattaaaacagcttcagtttacaatattcatgtccatgtctattatttgattctgtcgcccactaaaaccgttttaaattaaaaaaaaaacatttgcgatttggggcaaatttacgtgcgattacatacgattaatcaagattaattcttacacagcctctaattaattggattaattttttcaatcgagtcccacccctaatatatatatatatgtagatatatatatgtagatttgtatatatatgtgtatatacagtatatatgtagatatgtatatgttgtatatacagtatgtatatatgtgtgtgtgtatatatatacagtaagtgtatactgtatatgtatatatatgtatgtgtgtatatgtatatatatatatatatatatatatatatatatatatatatatgtataccagcaacactcatgacaatgacaaaacaattacattgtcaatcatgttacgttattattaaaatgtttccttttctttttacttctccgctgccaatcgcaggtattttgctatatatatttatatataatataaatagatagatatgacaacaacactcatatcaatgacaaaacaattacattaacaatcatcttacgttatttttaaaatgtttgcttttctttttcataacttctttaacacactacttctctgctgcgaagcgcgggtattctgctagtatatatatatatagcaaaatacccgcgcttcgcagcggagaagaagtgtgttaaagaaacaatgaaaaagaaaaggaaacattttgaaaataacgtaacatgattgtcaatgtaattgttttgtcactgttgtgagtgatgagtgttgttgtcatatatatatatttacacacacacataaacatatatatatatacatatctatacatatacacatatatacatacatatatatctacatatatacacatacatatacatacacacatacatacatacacacacatatatacacacaaatacatatatatatatacatacacacacacatatataaacatatatatacatatacatacatatctacatatatacacacacagctatttcattatcagtgcaatacgctgcttgttaaaatggataactcccgctcttacgtgcaagtctgcgtggatattatgaactatcgtatttgttcaagttctatttaaattttaaatagaagtaatttttatttagtcgacagaaatatctttggtaggaatggtaaaaacagacaggaatattattcctgaataaatcaactcaaaccttaaacaacttataatattttgctctccattaaaatatatcctgtctaaattatacaagttagaaataaagtaaacattaaaagaacaaacattcaaatttctttactcttatgtaattttatataaaaaataaacttagattttaaatatcccaaaagattttgctctccataaaagtatatcctgtcaaaattatacaaattcaaatatgaacatgctgcataacaaaacctggaaatataaataaaatgtgttcctttcagcaataacaaatcaaatcattcagttgtctttgctcatatgtcattttagagctggacgcctggcatctttttggcaacaagttcgtttctgtttggtgtgaggttctgtgttgtggagattctcaggatggattgcaggtgctcatcagtgaggcgactcctgtgtgctgttttgttagtctttatcactgagaagtgcttctcacacagatatgtgctaccaaacatgcacaaggttcaagccgaatgtagacagactttttttgttcttcaaagtcaccaaagcgccgtgcaaactcagtgcgctcagtttatcagcaaagtgcgtatttgggaacaccatagtgacgacttggtttaacattacttggcaacagggagagaggggaaagttgcactggtgcatttgtgtctcccataaaagcagcttcacttgaaatcactttgtgattgtgcacgggtaaaaacgtccgctgaagtgtcagattcttatttaattattctgctttctgtatcttctgcattgcattcaggttaccctgatgttttgtctcgtagtgccgtcttagattaaattctgtaattacagccacattagctccacaaatgagacacacgggttcagtaaacatatactcagcctcccatcgcttttaaaggctctattttcagaatgaactttctctccagcatcgtgtgagctagcttcgcaataacttgcagcatcataagctagacttgattaacgcggtaagtgtttggcaaggcagctgaagcgctgcattatgggatctgtagtttattgtgttaccagcgcttcatatacctgggccattaataacaataatacagtttataaaatgatctcgcaggccggatataattacacgccgggccggatgtggcccgtggcccttgagtttgacaaatatggactaaatagaacttgaaaagatatatttttgaaatgtgatcgcaattcagatagagttgacgcgcactacagcctgcatcctcccctcgctcttacttttttaccgttcatctaatgaatacactgagtatggctttaccaaaacaatcatgaataaatgaataatatcgaataaagtatccattattcgagtatgtagatcggaatatatatatacatatatatatacccgcgtatctctgcactgcgtcagttcacgtgagccactcggtgtacatgcatcgaaggttcccagctgtgctggtgctatctcgtgctatgtccgtggctgtatttaatgttaccttagtcctggcacttaaaactttctctcgcagtttcgctgagtttgtgtcaaacaccaccctgaccatctcatcttcctctccataagcacagtccttcacccgtgaatatttagtggcagtttgctattggattgccgctgacggacagccttatatgggcaggtactaaattacaaacgccagcggcagcctgtctatgaacataatttaaagtgtaggtttacatcgtgctttgcttccgaagtagcagaactcatgaacatggttgtatatgtcactcgctcgcttcttattgtttcgctgccttctcaattatataatgcatgttttcttcagcgcttttggaggtcttcctggttttctatgtactgcgtgattacgtgggaggcgtgatgatgtcacacgaaactccacccccacggcgttcaagctcatctccattacagtaaatggagaaaaacagctttcagttatgaccattacgcgtagaatttcgatataaaacctgcccaacttttgtaaggaagctgtaaggaatgaacctgccaaatttcagccttccacccacacgggaagttggagaattagtgatgagtcagtgagtgagtgagggctttgccttttattagtatatatatatatatatatatatatatatatatatatatatatatatgccctgcGGTTTCTAcaccctgggtttgtttcctgccttgcatcctatgttggctgggatagtgggttgatatagtgggttggataatgaatagatggatgggtatatatttatacagaatatgtatatatactgtgacagatgTCCGGGGACATTGCCCAACTGGGATGCCGGGAGATGGAAAGGACCAGAAGAGGGGCAGTATTTTCGTcggaacatgagagggcagcttTACTGGGTTGCATGGGGGCCATGGAGCCGGGATGCTCCACCCTGTGGAAgaacatggccaccgccagggggggcCTTGACAGCTCCAGAACGGTGGTcaacagcacttccgccacaacaggaagtgctgtcagaagaggagctgaatcggcatgcagcacttccatcacTCCCAGAAGTGTTGCCGCATGCTAATCAAGAAGCacctgacgcacttccgggtgctGTATAAAGGAGGTCACCACACTCCAATCGGGAcaagagtcgggagggagaagacaggagtctgaggaggaggagaaagtgGCTGAagaattagagagagagagagagagaagcataGAAAGAGACTAAGTTGGCCGGTTGTGGCACTGTGCAGTGTTGTgtttaataaaagtgtgtgtaTTCGAGAcattcagtgtctgtctgtctgtggcagGGCGGGCGTctcacaaacaggcagacacgttcatgtcacccaacacactttaatttaccatatttacaagtgccacacaaccccaagtccccaaagtcctggcccttttataatccctcggatgtgctccaggtgtgttccggcaatcttccaccgtcataccccagtgtggtggaagtgctggttgcatccccggaagcactccgggtgtccctgctcctcttcctcccagcaataataataataataatgtggtggaagtgctgaggtccagggctccaaaggcataggggcaccccctggtggtgaccacgggcccctacagggttgagcttcaaaactctgtacccatggcccccaaaggtaccagggcggtcacccccaaaTGGGCTGGGAAAGGCATAAGCCGTCCTCTGGTCCTCCTgtgcatcccggctgggtcgtccCCCCAGTCATCTccgacaacatatacatatatcgtatatgtgtgtgttgtgcatttcttttactactgcaaataataatgttttgatggtgtcatgtattgtatattatgttatataactcaatgtattttgttatttgttttaatgtgATAGCAAGGGAAAATCCTAACAATTATGTTGATTGgaaataaagttcaagttcaaaatcTCAATGCTGTGAACTTATTGTGATTCTGTCCCCCACAGTAAAAGGAAATCTGTAATCATACTAGGTTTTGCATTGTCAACAAATTGAATATACATAGaaccaaaaaaacaactttgtttttAGATCtctatatatgaaaaatataggTTCTGCAAAGCTTTGTGTCTTTATGTCAAACAAAGAGTAAAACAGACTTTGCAATAACTCTAGAAAATTAAGCCAAAGGATCCCATAAATAAAGTGCAAACCAGGTCCTTTTTCCAAAACAAACATAAGCAAAGACTAGGCCAACATAATCAAGCCTTTGTTACgttcatctattcatccatttcctaATATGCTTATTTAATTTAGGAttactcaaataaattgtgagaaATGCGAATTTAAAATAAactcataaataaaatacaggatATTTTGGGAAGTTAATGATACTGATAATTTATCTAAATCATTGACATCACCATTTTACTCAATAATCAGCATATTGTTTAACATGATTTCCTTTAGTGTGCTTCATTGTATCATctctaagaaaataaaatttccacTGTTTTGATAGaacagtaattttttaaaaatgttgtgttgCAATGTTTCACCAAAATGACTTCAATGTCAGATATAAATCATGGTAGGCTTTGCTTATCTCCTCTGTTTTCCTTTGACTTCAGatgttgttaatttgttttatttgaatttccactcatttcttgtttattttagtgTCTATCGGTATACTATGAGGATAATTGTCAAACACTTGCCCACCCATGGATGTCTTAGCTTTGTGGTTCACTAATGTCCCATTGATAAGTTCATTAACTGCACTGTTTTATCTGAACCAGATGCCAGCTTCTACTTTGTCAGACTtgaaaatgcagaaaattaaatCCTTAAGAAAACCATTTAatcatgaaatattttatttaaaccatCAACACAAAATGAATTCTCAATTaacttctattttaattaacatttccatatttcattttaaactgtcTCTTATTACAGGAATTAACACACTAAAGTCCCCTTACCTTTGACGTGGACATATACTGAAGTAGTTTCATCACGGAATGATCCATCAGTCAGTAAAGTATGTTCAATTCCACATTGGTACAGCCCCTCATCCTCTTTCTTTAGTTCCTTCATTATCACAGTAAACTCTTTAGATGATTTATTGTCACTTATagattttctctctttttctgagTTATAGTTTGTTGTGACCAGTTCACTGCACCTAAATATGTCTTCTTTGCACCAGTACTTTTTGTGATCTCTGTAATCTTCACTGTAAAGACACACAATGCTCACAGAGCTCCCAATCTTTCCAGTTACCCGCTTGGGTCCTACCAAGCTCTCCACAGCACctaaaacaaacagacaaaaaacaatGTGGCTTGCTCATACAATAAATTACGTATTTCATATGTGATGATTTACTTTCTGTAgttgaaattaaaaatcaaataaaaactgTGAAATTAAATGGAGTTTCTGTTCATCTCTTAGACGTACATTTCTTTGTTCAGATGCATCTACAGGTACACATATCAGATGTAATGTGGTATCTTCATCCTGTTTTAAGCAACATcaagacttttttctgttttactttaacGTTTATGTGAGAGAAGATGCCTCTTTAAAGAACAACCTTTCCTTACCTGTCACAGTgagatatacagggtgagtctCATCAAAGTTGATTGCTTTTATCCCACAATGATACCAGCCTGTATCATCCTTCATGAGGGAGCGCATTGTCACAGTGATCTTTCTTCCTGATCTGTCATCTTTGATTGACATCCTCATATGTTTCTGAGAGTTGTCAGTGCTGACCAGAGGGTAGCATGTAGATGTTAACGTCTTACACCAGAACTTCTCTGCCTGCTCGTACCTCTTATCATATGGACACTCCACAGTGACGGACTTTCCCACCAAACCTTTCATTATCTCTGGACCAGACAGGTGGCCCTCAGCTCCTGTAACAAACACAAAAGTGGCTGTGTGGTCTGATCTTCCTGTTTTTTCCTtgctttcatttttggttttattttattcatatagttattttaatttggaacattagcaaatgtaaatatacattcattaaaa
This window of the Polypterus senegalus isolate Bchr_013 unplaced genomic scaffold, ASM1683550v1 scaffold_4299, whole genome shotgun sequence genome carries:
- the LOC120520649 gene encoding polymeric immunoglobulin receptor-like, whose translation is MKGLVGKSVTVECPYDKRYEQAEKFWCKTLTSTCYPLVSTDNSQKHMRMSIKDDRSGRKITVTMRSLMKDDTGWYHCGIKAINFDETHPVYLTVTGAVESLVGPKRVTGKIGSSVSIVCLYSEDYRDHKKYWCKEDIFRCSELVTTNYNSEKERKSISDNKSSKEFTVIMKELKKEDEGLYQCGIEHTLLTDGSFRDETTSVYVHVKDCPESWVLSSSATPQVFNGVE